In a single window of the Mesoplodon densirostris isolate mMesDen1 chromosome 18, mMesDen1 primary haplotype, whole genome shotgun sequence genome:
- the LOC132478695 gene encoding transmembrane ascorbate-dependent reductase CYB561, which yields MDSPARPAPAPAALLYYVAFSQLLGLAVVATTGTWLGVYRGGIAWESALQFNVHPLCMIIGLVFLQGDALLVYRVFRNEAKRTTKVLHGLLHVLAFVIALVGLVAVFDYHRKKGYADLYSLHSWCGILVFVLFFVQWLVGFSFFLFPGASFSLRSRYRPQHVFLGGAIFLLSVGTALLGLKEALLFKLGTKYSKFEPEGVLANVLGLLLAAFGAVVLYILTRADWKRPLQAEEQALSMDFKTLTEGDSPSSQ from the exons ATGGACAGCCCTGCCCGCCCAGCACCCGCCCCTGCGGCGCTGCTTTACTATGTGGCCTTCTCCCAGCTGCTGGGCCTGGCCGTGGTGGCCACGACTGGCACCTGGCTCGGTGTGTACCGAGGAGGCATCGCCTGGGAGAGCGCCCTGCAGTTCAACGTGCACCCTCTCTGCATGATCATAGGCCTGGTCTTCTTGCAGGGAGATG CCCTGCTGGTTTACCGCGTCTTCAGGAATGAGGCCAAACGCACCACCAAAGTTCTGCACGGGCTGCTGCACGTCCTCGCCTTCGTCATCGCCCTGGTGG GCCTGGTGGCGGTGTTCGACTACCACAGGAAGAAAGGCTACGCAGACCTGTACAGCCTGCACAGCTGGTGTGGCATTCTGGTCTTCGTCCTCTTCTTTGTGCAG tggctcgtgggctttagctTCTTCCTGTTCCCCGGCGCGTCGTTTTCTCTGCGGAGCCGCTACCGGCCGCAGCACGTCTTCCTTGGCGGCGCCATCTTCCTCCTCTCGGTGGGCACCGCCCTGCTGGGCCTGAAGGAGGCGCTGCTGTTCAAGCTCGG GACCAAGTACAGCAAGTTCGAGCCCGAGGGCGTCCTGGCCAACGTGCTGGGCCTGCTGCTGGCCGCCTTCGGCGCGGTCGTGCTCTACATCCTGACCCGCGCTGACTGGAAGCGGCCCCTCCAGGCGGAAGAGCAAGCGCTCTCCATGGACTTCAAGACGCTGACGGAGGGCGACAGCCCCAGCT